A segment of the Psilocybe cubensis strain MGC-MH-2018 chromosome 5, whole genome shotgun sequence genome:
CAACAAAGATGGAAGACTCACATCAGGGACAAAAACAGGTTGACATTCCTTGCTTTCCAGATTATCCCAGTCAATGCCAGCAAACCAAGGATGTCGTCGAATGTCTTCAATACCCTGACCATCTGGACGACAACCTAGACGTGTCGTGGGATCACGGTCAATAAACTAGACACAGGTCAGATGGGTATCGGAAACGATGCAAAAACAGTACGTACACCTTTGAGAGCGGCGATGCCGTCTTCACTACATCGCTGGGCTGCATTTTCAGGGAATCGTAAAGGATCTTTGAGGATTGAATGGGTCATCTTTTCCGTACTCCGGCCATCGAAGGGTCGTTTGTGGAAGATTAACTCGTAAGCGGTGACACCGAGACTCCACCAGTCGATGTGCCAAGTATAACCCTTTTTGCTGACAACCTGAGGAGCCATGTACGCCATGCTCCCTGCTACACTTGTGTGGAGGCGTCGTTCGGAATAATGAATAGCCACATTAAAATCTGTGATGTGGGCGTGGCCCATTGCATCCAAAAGAATGTTGTCGGGTTTCAAATCCCTGTGGAAACTGTGTGAGAACGAGCGAACAAAAGAGGCGCTGTGGGCTAGGGACTGGGACTGACCGATGAATTATGCGTTGGCGGTGGAGGTATTCCAAAGCACATGATAGTTCCGCGACCCAAAAACGTACGACGGATTCTTGAATATAGCCTTTACGCTCCAAGTGGACTAAGAAGACGAAGTAGAAGAGAAGATAAATCACATAAACGCATGCTAGAATTTTGCTTGACGTACATCGTAAATCGCCACCAAGCATCAAGTCCAAGACGAAGAAGCAGTTCTCGTCGTCTTGGAAGGCATAACGCAGATTGACAATAAAAGGATGATCAATCTATGTGGCACGGCGAAAGATGAGCCAGGAAGTCCGAGGAAGGGGCACATTTGTGAACCCGACTATACCTCTTCTAGCAGTCTGCGCTCCTGGATAATGTTGGCGACGGCCTTTTGCCTCAGGCAACGGGCCTTGTCGATATACTTGAGG
Coding sequences within it:
- a CDS encoding Serine/threonine-protein kinase 32A, yielding MGCCFSEPVDFDGEVNLYHFDLHRAVGKGAFGKVRVVEHKRSKKLYALKYIDKARCLRQKAVANIIQERRLLEEIDHPFIVNLRYAFQDDENCFFVLDLMLGGDLRFHLERKGYIQESVVRFWVAELSCALEYLHRQRIIHRDLKPDNILLDAMGHAHITDFNVAIHYSERRLHTSVAGSMAYMAPQVVSKKGYTWHIDWWSLGVTAYELIFHKRPFDGRSTEKMTHSILKDPLRFPENAAQRCSEDGIAALKGFIDRDPTTRLGCRPDGQGIEDIRRHPWFAGIDWDNLESKECQPVFVPDMKQANFDVSHELDEFLMVEKPLTHSKRKANPDLEKMKPELRQLEEQFTVYNFTSMKRMSYYPHNQPIVALGADMDNTDRTMLAHSVTGTVQTIVPTATVVERSQAGSPMLESDDRHHHPPLPNGAYGHGHS